The following are encoded in a window of Bacillus sp. SORGH_AS_0510 genomic DNA:
- a CDS encoding amidase domain-containing protein: MIELLQDLFEKRVNQFVTDKRSHRVFFPKAEKKQETLAKRSAEIVKVKATGKIMEEFTDEEFQTVKYLAHYQYLIKQKGILYMEEEIEDRLAKFYKGALVMDEERIPKEDVHSLHDSMETHMEEKEERVSYQYNRLKAVQYAERWWNSYNPAYKKFEVDCTNFISQCLHTGGAPMRGYPNRGNGWWLQNSNWSYSWAVANSLRLYLGNSKAGLRAREVSSPDQLLLGDVICYDFEGDGRYNHNTIVTGKDANGMPLVNAHTYNSRMRYWAYEDSSAYTPNIKYRFFSIVDS, from the coding sequence ATGATTGAATTGCTCCAAGATCTGTTTGAAAAAAGAGTTAATCAATTTGTTACTGATAAAAGAAGTCACCGGGTATTTTTTCCGAAAGCGGAGAAAAAACAGGAAACATTAGCTAAAAGGTCTGCAGAAATTGTAAAGGTAAAAGCCACAGGTAAAATTATGGAGGAGTTTACAGATGAAGAATTCCAAACGGTAAAGTACCTTGCCCACTATCAATATTTAATAAAGCAAAAAGGAATACTTTATATGGAAGAAGAAATAGAAGACCGACTGGCTAAATTCTACAAAGGTGCTTTAGTCATGGATGAAGAAAGAATACCAAAAGAAGATGTTCACTCTCTTCATGATTCAATGGAAACACACATGGAAGAGAAGGAAGAAAGGGTAAGTTATCAATACAATCGCTTAAAAGCTGTGCAATATGCCGAGCGCTGGTGGAATAGCTATAATCCCGCTTATAAAAAATTTGAAGTTGATTGTACAAACTTCATTTCACAGTGCCTTCATACAGGTGGAGCTCCAATGAGAGGGTATCCTAATCGGGGGAACGGTTGGTGGCTACAGAATAGTAATTGGAGCTATAGCTGGGCTGTAGCGAATTCCTTAAGGCTATATTTAGGGAATTCAAAGGCTGGCCTAAGAGCAAGAGAAGTAAGCAGTCCTGATCAATTGCTATTGGGAGACGTAATTTGCTATGACTTTGAAGGAGATGGGCGATACAATCATAATACTATTGTTACAGGAAAGGATGCCAATGGTATGCCCTTAGTGAATGCTCATACCTATAATAGTCGTATGCGATATTGGGCATACGAGGATTCTTCTGCTTACACACCAAATATAAAATATAGGTTCTTTAGCATTGTCGATTCATAA
- the queG gene encoding tRNA epoxyqueuosine(34) reductase QueG, protein MDVKQLKKELVAYSKEIGIDKIGFTTADVFGELKNRLIRQKELGFQSGFEEPDIDKRVTPSLLMEEPRSIIAIALAYPSKMNERVEGRKGERRGFFSRASWGLDYHHILRDRLKKLEEFILTKVPEARLKSMVDTGELSDRAVAERAGIGWSGKNCSIITPEYGSYVYLGEMITSIPFEPDEPIEDLCGTCTKCLEACPTGALVQGGQINAQHCISFLTQTKELIPDEFRDKIGNRIYGCDSCQTACPVNKGLNFHFHEEMEANPEVAKPLLKPILKLSNREFKKQFGSVSGSWRGKKPIQRNAVIALAHFKDDTAVPDLIEVIENEASPVTRGTAAWALGKIGGETAYTALLQAKDRETDRDVLKEIDKALNFFK, encoded by the coding sequence ATGGACGTCAAACAACTAAAGAAAGAACTTGTTGCCTATAGTAAGGAAATTGGGATTGATAAGATCGGTTTTACAACTGCAGATGTGTTCGGTGAATTGAAAAATCGATTAATTAGACAAAAAGAACTTGGGTTTCAATCGGGTTTTGAAGAGCCAGACATAGATAAACGGGTGACCCCATCTCTATTAATGGAGGAGCCGCGTTCCATTATAGCCATTGCTCTTGCCTATCCATCCAAGATGAACGAGCGTGTTGAAGGCAGAAAAGGTGAACGAAGAGGCTTTTTCAGCAGGGCATCTTGGGGCCTTGATTACCATCATATTCTACGAGACAGGCTAAAGAAGCTTGAAGAATTTATTTTGACAAAAGTTCCAGAAGCAAGGTTAAAATCAATGGTAGATACGGGAGAACTTTCTGATCGGGCCGTTGCAGAACGGGCAGGAATTGGCTGGAGTGGGAAGAACTGTTCTATTATTACACCAGAATATGGGTCATATGTTTATTTAGGTGAAATGATTACAAGTATCCCCTTTGAACCCGATGAACCAATAGAAGACCTTTGCGGCACTTGTACAAAATGTTTAGAGGCATGTCCAACAGGTGCATTAGTCCAAGGAGGACAAATTAATGCACAACACTGTATCTCCTTTTTAACACAAACCAAAGAGCTTATTCCGGATGAATTTAGGGACAAGATTGGAAACCGCATTTATGGCTGTGATTCCTGCCAAACTGCTTGTCCAGTAAATAAAGGGTTAAACTTTCATTTTCACGAAGAAATGGAGGCCAATCCAGAGGTGGCCAAGCCTTTGCTAAAGCCGATCTTAAAGTTAAGCAATAGGGAGTTTAAAAAGCAGTTTGGTTCTGTTTCGGGCTCATGGCGAGGAAAAAAGCCAATCCAGCGAAATGCGGTTATTGCGCTGGCTCATTTTAAAGATGATACAGCCGTACCTGACTTAATCGAGGTTATAGAAAATGAAGCAAGTCCTGTGACAAGAGGTACAGCAGCATGGGCACTCGGAAAAATAGGTGGAGAGACGGCATACACCGCCCTTTTACAGGCAAAAGACAGAGAAACAGATCGTGATGTTCTAAAAGAAATCGACAAAGCATTAAATTTCTTTAAGTAA
- a CDS encoding B3/4 domain-containing protein yields MEIQLSQEIIERIPDFKLGVIEYNNIIVSDSPQMLRGRLQLFQESIYFDLENKPVTELPGLQEWRSIFKQNDKDPNRYRPSVEALYRRIQKQNYLSSVQSAIDINNFFSLQYQVPIGIYDQKCLNGPVTIRFGGVGEEYMGLNGRLNSLHNLIVSSDEEGAFGSPFVDSDRTPVTFDTKEALQLIYLRPSTDIQNAERLTESLMNMFTQVHGGEASYHILK; encoded by the coding sequence TTGGAAATTCAACTCTCACAAGAAATAATAGAACGAATACCTGACTTTAAACTGGGTGTAATTGAATATAATAACATAATTGTCAGTGATTCACCCCAAATGCTAAGGGGGAGACTCCAGCTATTCCAGGAGTCTATTTATTTTGATTTAGAAAATAAACCTGTGACAGAGTTGCCTGGATTACAGGAATGGCGCTCTATTTTTAAACAGAATGATAAGGATCCTAACCGGTATCGTCCATCTGTAGAAGCCTTATATAGGAGAATACAGAAACAGAACTACCTCTCGTCCGTACAAAGTGCCATTGATATTAATAATTTTTTCTCCCTACAATATCAAGTGCCTATTGGAATCTATGACCAGAAATGTTTGAATGGCCCCGTTACTATTCGCTTTGGGGGTGTTGGTGAGGAGTATATGGGCTTAAATGGACGTTTAAATTCCTTACATAACCTTATTGTCTCATCTGATGAAGAAGGTGCTTTCGGAAGTCCTTTTGTAGACTCAGATCGTACACCAGTGACTTTTGATACTAAAGAAGCCCTACAACTGATCTATTTAAGACCTTCTACTGACATTCAAAATGCAGAAAGGCTAACTGAGTCGCTCATGAACATGTTTACACAAGTACATGGTGGAGAAGCATCCTATCATATCCTTAAATGA
- a CDS encoding nucleotidyltransferase-like protein yields MEDILRPIYQERASQSNTLGVLLIEKKQKLSHITDSFDVILLVIVKEAERQVFIKHYTYDNKKAAMHIIAEDQLKEWILLGTNRKIFEWLHEAKILFDRNEYVANLKTELREFPFNGRKVKMGLEFAKLIRRYVDGKALFESKQFLDAYNHVVHSLHHLARLAVIENGLHPELTVWHQVKQIEPEIYKLYEELVNSEETLEKRLELLFLASEFMIHSRTSICSVHLLEVLSSKEHWLFNEIMNEKELIPYSVDLAVLIEYLIEKHLIDIVNVETKGHGVFHRCYKAAKKLS; encoded by the coding sequence ATGGAAGACATCCTTCGGCCTATTTATCAAGAGAGGGCGAGCCAGTCAAATACCCTTGGAGTTTTGTTAATTGAAAAAAAACAAAAATTAAGTCATATTACTGATTCCTTTGATGTTATTTTACTAGTTATTGTCAAAGAGGCGGAAAGGCAAGTATTTATTAAACATTACACCTATGATAATAAAAAAGCAGCCATGCATATAATTGCTGAAGATCAGTTGAAAGAATGGATCCTACTTGGTACAAATCGTAAAATTTTCGAATGGCTCCATGAGGCAAAAATTCTTTTTGATCGAAATGAATATGTAGCTAATTTAAAGACAGAATTACGTGAATTTCCATTTAACGGACGAAAAGTCAAGATGGGTTTAGAGTTTGCTAAGTTAATCCGTCGGTATGTAGATGGAAAAGCCCTATTTGAAAGCAAACAGTTTTTGGATGCTTATAATCATGTGGTTCACTCCCTACACCATCTAGCGAGATTAGCTGTAATAGAAAATGGCCTTCATCCAGAGTTGACTGTTTGGCACCAAGTGAAACAGATTGAACCGGAAATATACAAGTTGTATGAAGAACTTGTAAATAGTGAAGAAACACTAGAGAAACGACTGGAACTATTATTTTTGGCGAGTGAATTTATGATTCATTCCAGAACATCAATCTGTAGTGTTCATTTATTAGAGGTGCTTAGCAGTAAGGAACATTGGTTATTTAATGAAATCATGAATGAAAAAGAATTAATACCATACTCTGTAGATTTAGCGGTCTTAATAGAGTATCTGATTGAAAAACATTTGATAGATATTGTTAATGTTGAAACAAAGGGGCATGGTGTTTTTCATCGTTGTTACAAGGCGGCAAAAAAATTATCGTAA
- a CDS encoding YgzB family protein — MAKYSSKINKIRTFALSLIFIGFIVMYGGIYFRTSPVIMTIFMLLGLIFIIASTVVYFWIGMLSTKSIQVKCPSCGRATKMLGKVDMCMYCREPLTLDQALEGKEFNESYNSKK; from the coding sequence ATGGCAAAATATTCGAGTAAAATAAATAAAATTCGTACCTTTGCACTTTCATTGATTTTTATTGGCTTTATTGTTATGTATGGTGGAATCTATTTTCGTACCTCACCAGTTATTATGACCATATTTATGCTTTTAGGTCTAATTTTTATTATCGCAAGTACAGTCGTATATTTCTGGATTGGGATGTTATCGACAAAATCTATTCAAGTAAAGTGTCCGAGCTGTGGTAGGGCAACTAAAATGCTTGGTAAAGTTGATATGTGTATGTATTGTCGAGAACCACTAACACTTGATCAGGCACTTGAAGGTAAAGAGTTCAACGAATCCTATAATAGTAAAAAATAA
- the perR gene encoding peroxide-responsive transcriptional repressor PerR, with protein MAMTQLKEALDTLKETGVRITPQRHAILEYLINSMSHPTADDIYKALEGKFPNMSVATVYNNLRVFREVGLVKELTYGDASSRFDFVTSHHYHVICEECGKIVDFHYPGLDEVEHLASHVTGFKVENHRMEIYGTCPDCASKDVH; from the coding sequence ATGGCGATGACTCAGTTAAAAGAAGCGTTGGATACCTTAAAGGAAACTGGAGTTCGGATTACTCCACAACGTCATGCGATACTTGAATATTTAATAAACTCAATGTCACATCCTACAGCTGATGATATTTATAAAGCGTTAGAAGGAAAATTCCCTAATATGAGTGTGGCGACAGTTTACAATAATTTACGAGTATTTCGTGAAGTCGGTCTAGTTAAGGAATTAACCTATGGTGATGCATCAAGCCGTTTTGATTTTGTTACATCCCACCATTATCATGTTATTTGTGAGGAATGCGGAAAGATTGTTGATTTCCATTATCCAGGACTTGATGAAGTGGAGCATCTAGCTTCACATGTTACAGGATTTAAAGTGGAAAATCACCGCATGGAGATTTATGGAACTTGCCCTGATTGTGCAAGTAAAGATGTCCATTAA
- a CDS encoding cob(I)yrinic acid a,c-diamide adenosyltransferase, which yields MKIYTKTGDKGTTSLIYGQRVSKNDARVEAYGTCDEANSMIGLALSHLRNENFQEKEILENAYHKIQTNLFHVGAELATPKGKVVKWSLASSDIEEMEKQIDDWNVMLSELTNFILPGGHPAAAAFHVARTIARRAERCAVSLGEDVNPLVLSYLNRLSDFLFITARYVNNRLGINEQTLHEKK from the coding sequence ATGAAGATTTATACAAAAACAGGGGATAAAGGAACAACATCTCTTATTTACGGTCAGAGAGTGTCAAAGAATGATGCGCGGGTTGAAGCGTATGGAACCTGTGATGAAGCAAATTCTATGATTGGTCTTGCCCTTAGTCATTTAAGGAATGAAAATTTCCAAGAGAAAGAAATACTAGAAAATGCATATCATAAAATACAAACAAATCTTTTTCATGTTGGGGCAGAATTGGCAACTCCGAAAGGAAAGGTAGTAAAGTGGTCACTCGCTTCTTCTGATATAGAGGAAATGGAAAAGCAAATTGATGATTGGAATGTTATGCTTTCTGAATTAACAAATTTTATTTTGCCTGGAGGTCATCCTGCAGCTGCTGCGTTTCATGTAGCTCGTACGATCGCTAGAAGAGCTGAAAGGTGTGCAGTTTCATTAGGTGAGGATGTAAATCCTCTTGTTTTATCTTACTTAAATCGTTTATCAGATTTCTTGTTTATCACTGCTCGCTACGTAAATAACCGATTAGGGATAAATGAACAAACCTTACATGAAAAAAAGTAG
- the bcp gene encoding thioredoxin-dependent thiol peroxidase — translation MTVEIGKQAPDFKLEASNGEVVALSDFRGTNVVLYFYPKDMTPGCTTEACDFRDQIEKFNELDAVILGVSPDPTARHQKFIEKYGLPFLLLADIDQQVAEAYGVWKLKKNFGKEYMGIERSTFIINKEGELVKEWRKVQVKGHVEEALIYIRENLN, via the coding sequence ATGACAGTTGAAATTGGGAAACAAGCGCCTGATTTTAAGTTGGAAGCGAGCAATGGTGAGGTTGTTGCACTTTCAGATTTTCGTGGTACGAACGTGGTCTTATATTTTTATCCTAAAGATATGACCCCTGGGTGCACTACAGAAGCCTGTGATTTTCGTGATCAGATTGAAAAGTTTAATGAACTTGATGCAGTCATTTTAGGAGTGAGTCCCGACCCGACAGCTCGTCATCAAAAGTTTATTGAAAAATATGGGTTGCCATTCCTGCTTTTAGCGGATATAGATCAACAAGTAGCTGAAGCCTACGGTGTATGGAAACTAAAGAAAAACTTTGGCAAAGAATATATGGGTATCGAAAGATCTACCTTTATTATTAATAAAGAAGGCGAGCTAGTTAAAGAATGGAGAAAGGTTCAAGTAAAGGGACATGTAGAAGAAGCGTTAATTTACATACGCGAAAATTTAAACTAA
- a CDS encoding ion channel: protein MFYFLLPIVIFCIFMSLRTLFIPNTIRGKFASVENFLYLGTVYLTIIIGFGLIYLLFYLIGMPLLREVNPDPKDNIFETSFYFSAMTLFSVGNGDVLPNGLGRIIAVIEALIGYTLPAAFVAKVMLEREK from the coding sequence ATGTTCTATTTCTTGCTTCCAATTGTGATTTTTTGTATATTCATGAGCTTACGAACATTATTTATTCCGAATACAATAAGGGGTAAATTTGCGTCAGTCGAAAATTTTCTCTATTTAGGAACAGTATATTTAACCATCATTATTGGCTTTGGACTTATTTATCTATTGTTTTATTTAATTGGCATGCCACTTCTAAGGGAAGTTAATCCGGATCCGAAAGATAACATTTTTGAAACAAGCTTTTATTTTAGTGCAATGACCCTTTTTTCTGTAGGAAATGGTGATGTCTTGCCAAATGGATTAGGAAGAATTATTGCTGTGATTGAAGCGTTGATTGGATATACCTTACCCGCAGCCTTTGTTGCAAAAGTAATGTTGGAAAGAGAAAAGTAA
- a CDS encoding ABC transporter permease, which translates to MFYLTMFFQYTAQYMKTRFQYRADLFVEFFSDLLSQAINLVFILVVFGHTSFLNGWSRDEIIFIYGFFLVPSAVFSAFFNIWDFNERYIVKGELDRILTRPIHSLFQIILERIELESLLGAITGLAVMFYAGSHLHLEIHWYDPFFFLVFVIGGALVYGGIFIMIACISFWADARTSLMPMMYNISSYGRYPVNIYNKLIRFVLTWILPFAFVGVYPAAFFLGKKEWLWYSFLTPVIGVVFFTLSILIWNQGVKKYRGAGN; encoded by the coding sequence TTGTTTTACTTAACTATGTTTTTTCAATATACAGCGCAATACATGAAAACTAGATTCCAATACCGGGCAGATCTATTTGTAGAGTTTTTTTCCGATTTACTGTCACAAGCGATTAATCTCGTTTTTATTTTAGTAGTTTTCGGTCATACGAGTTTCCTTAATGGCTGGAGCAGAGATGAAATTATCTTTATTTATGGCTTTTTTCTTGTACCTTCAGCTGTTTTTTCTGCTTTCTTTAATATTTGGGATTTCAATGAAAGGTATATTGTGAAGGGGGAACTTGATCGCATCCTTACAAGACCTATTCATAGCCTCTTCCAGATTATTCTTGAGAGAATTGAATTGGAGTCTTTATTGGGAGCTATAACCGGACTTGCGGTTATGTTCTATGCAGGTAGTCATTTACATCTTGAAATCCATTGGTACGATCCATTTTTCTTTCTTGTTTTTGTCATAGGTGGTGCACTTGTCTATGGAGGAATCTTCATCATGATTGCCTGCATCAGTTTTTGGGCAGATGCACGAACGTCTCTTATGCCAATGATGTACAATATTAGCAGTTACGGAAGATATCCTGTAAATATTTATAATAAATTAATCCGTTTTGTTTTAACTTGGATTTTACCTTTTGCCTTTGTTGGCGTATACCCTGCGGCTTTCTTCCTTGGAAAAAAAGAATGGCTATGGTATTCATTTTTAACCCCAGTAATAGGTGTAGTCTTTTTTACACTATCAATCCTCATTTGGAACCAAGGGGTAAAGAAGTATAGAGGAGCAGGAAATTAA
- a CDS encoding ABC-2 family transporter protein, with product MDKYLEMIRIRFLMMLAYRTNYYTGILIYSINIGAYYFLWNAIYGSKEQIVGLSVIQMTTYVAVSWMARAFYFNNLDREMALEIMEGKVAIELIRPYNYLSMKTMQGLGEGIFRLFFFSAPGMIIVYFIFPIHFTWEPSVWGLFALSILLSFFINTELNLLTGITTFFLYNNAGLIRAKRVVIDLFSGLLLPISFFPGWAQEIMKFLPFQGISYFPSMILTKGFTHQQALEAITQQFVWVIVLIIPIQILWYLARKQLIIQGG from the coding sequence GTGGATAAATACTTAGAAATGATTAGAATCCGCTTTTTAATGATGCTAGCATACCGGACAAATTACTATACGGGGATTCTAATCTATAGCATTAATATAGGGGCTTATTATTTTTTATGGAATGCGATCTATGGATCGAAAGAACAGATTGTTGGACTGTCTGTTATTCAAATGACCACTTATGTTGCCGTTTCTTGGATGGCACGAGCGTTTTATTTTAATAATCTTGACCGTGAGATGGCGTTGGAAATAATGGAAGGGAAAGTGGCAATCGAATTAATCAGACCTTACAATTATCTATCCATGAAGACGATGCAAGGGCTAGGAGAAGGAATTTTTAGGCTGTTCTTTTTTTCAGCACCTGGGATGATTATTGTTTATTTTATTTTTCCTATTCACTTTACGTGGGAACCAAGTGTATGGGGGTTATTCGCTCTCTCCATTTTGTTAAGCTTTTTTATCAACACGGAATTAAATCTATTAACAGGAATTACAACTTTCTTCTTATATAATAATGCGGGTTTGATACGTGCGAAACGAGTGGTGATAGACTTATTCTCAGGACTTCTTTTGCCAATTAGTTTCTTTCCCGGATGGGCACAAGAGATTATGAAATTCCTTCCATTTCAAGGGATCAGCTACTTTCCAAGTATGATTTTGACAAAGGGCTTCACACACCAGCAGGCATTAGAAGCGATTACGCAACAATTTGTTTGGGTCATTGTTTTAATTATTCCTATTCAAATTTTGTGGTACTTGGCGAGGAAACAGTTGATTATTCAAGGAGGATAA
- a CDS encoding ATP-binding cassette domain-containing protein, whose protein sequence is MKNVIEVQNLRKEFKSYSSRSGLKGAFRDLFTRNYKVVPAVNDINFSVRQGEMVGYIGENGAGKSTTIKMLTGILTPTSGEILVNGMNPHKEREKFVQTIGVVFGQRSQLWWDIAVQESFRLLKKVYKVTDEHYDDHMNHVIKTLDIEPLLDKPVRKLSLGQRMRCELAAALIHNPPLLFLDEPTIGLDVLVKLKIREFLKEINEKYNTTILLTTHDLSDIEALCERVIMLDEGKVIYDGALKNLQEKWGEGKELRFQFLEKVDLAAVRNLTSGLPVKWELDEKDQVFIAVLDDNDELISQVIAKVVAGFKIKDIKINETSTEEIIRNIYEKGAV, encoded by the coding sequence ATGAAGAATGTTATAGAAGTACAAAATCTAAGGAAAGAATTTAAATCCTATTCGAGTAGAAGTGGCTTAAAAGGTGCCTTTAGGGATTTATTCACTAGAAATTATAAAGTGGTTCCGGCTGTAAATGATATAAATTTTTCAGTAAGGCAAGGAGAGATGGTTGGTTACATTGGTGAAAATGGCGCTGGAAAATCAACAACCATTAAGATGCTCACTGGCATTTTAACACCTACGTCAGGGGAAATCCTGGTTAATGGTATGAATCCCCATAAAGAAAGAGAAAAATTTGTACAAACCATTGGAGTTGTTTTTGGCCAGCGTTCACAATTATGGTGGGATATTGCTGTGCAAGAATCGTTTCGTCTATTAAAAAAGGTATATAAAGTAACAGATGAACATTACGACGATCATATGAACCATGTCATAAAAACCTTGGATATTGAGCCGCTTTTAGATAAACCGGTTCGTAAATTATCTCTCGGACAAAGGATGCGTTGTGAACTTGCTGCTGCACTAATTCATAATCCCCCATTATTATTCTTAGATGAACCCACAATTGGGTTAGATGTTCTCGTGAAATTGAAAATTCGTGAATTCTTAAAAGAAATTAACGAGAAATATAACACAACTATTCTTTTAACTACACATGATCTTTCCGACATCGAAGCGCTATGTGAGCGGGTAATTATGCTTGATGAAGGAAAAGTCATCTATGATGGTGCTTTAAAAAATCTTCAAGAAAAATGGGGAGAAGGAAAAGAACTTCGTTTTCAATTCCTAGAAAAAGTAGACCTTGCTGCTGTTAGAAATCTAACAAGTGGCCTGCCTGTTAAATGGGAACTAGATGAAAAGGATCAGGTTTTTATTGCTGTTTTAGATGACAATGATGAGCTCATCTCTCAGGTAATAGCCAAAGTGGTTGCTGGATTTAAAATTAAGGATATTAAAATTAATGAGACATCCACGGAAGAGATTATAAGAAATATTTATGAGAAGGGTGCTGTGTAA
- a CDS encoding glutamate-1-semialdehyde 2,1-aminomutase — protein MQFTNSETIHNEALKHIVGGVNSPSRSYKAVGGGAPVVMERAQGAYFWDVDGNQYIDYLAAYGPIITGHAHPHITKAITRAAESGVLYGTPTPHEVKFAKMIKEAMPALDKVRFVNSGTEAVMTTIRVARAYTGRDKIIKFAGCYHGHSDLVLVAAGSGPSTLGTPDSAGVPKSIAQEVITVPFNDIEPFKEALEKWGDQIAAVLVEPIVGNFGIVEPKPGFLQQVNDLTHAAGALVIYDEVITAFRFMYGGAQDLLGIKPDLTALGKIIGGGLPIGAYGGRKEIMEKVAPLGPAYQAGTMAGNPASILSGIACLEVLKQEGVYEYLDRLGAMLEEGILAAAKEFNIQITINRLKGAFTVYFTNETIVNYEQAENTDGEMFAKFFKLMLHQGINLAPSKYEAWFLTIAHTEEDVEATLHAVRNAFSQLNNE, from the coding sequence GTGCAATTTACGAATTCCGAAACTATACATAATGAAGCTCTTAAACACATTGTTGGAGGAGTAAACAGCCCGTCTCGTTCCTACAAAGCGGTAGGCGGCGGCGCCCCGGTTGTAATGGAACGTGCCCAGGGTGCCTACTTTTGGGATGTTGACGGCAATCAATACATTGATTACCTCGCTGCATATGGTCCCATCATTACTGGCCATGCTCATCCACATATCACAAAAGCCATTACACGTGCAGCAGAAAGCGGCGTTCTTTACGGAACACCTACTCCACATGAAGTCAAATTTGCCAAAATGATTAAAGAAGCAATGCCAGCTTTGGATAAAGTTCGTTTTGTTAACTCTGGAACTGAAGCGGTAATGACCACCATTCGTGTTGCACGTGCCTACACAGGACGTGATAAAATAATCAAGTTTGCCGGTTGTTACCACGGTCATTCTGATCTTGTACTTGTTGCAGCCGGGTCAGGTCCGTCTACCCTCGGAACCCCAGATTCAGCAGGAGTACCGAAAAGTATCGCTCAAGAAGTCATTACTGTACCATTTAATGACATTGAACCATTTAAAGAAGCATTAGAAAAATGGGGAGATCAAATTGCTGCTGTATTAGTAGAACCTATTGTCGGGAACTTCGGCATTGTTGAACCTAAGCCTGGCTTCCTTCAACAAGTAAACGACCTAACACATGCTGCAGGGGCACTTGTTATTTACGATGAAGTTATTACAGCTTTTCGTTTTATGTACGGCGGTGCACAGGATTTATTAGGAATTAAACCTGATTTAACAGCACTAGGAAAGATTATTGGTGGAGGTCTCCCAATCGGCGCTTATGGCGGTAGAAAGGAAATCATGGAAAAGGTTGCTCCATTAGGTCCGGCATATCAAGCTGGGACAATGGCCGGAAACCCAGCCTCCATTCTTTCAGGAATCGCCTGCCTTGAAGTACTAAAACAAGAAGGCGTATACGAATATTTAGACCGCCTTGGTGCCATGCTTGAGGAAGGAATTTTAGCAGCTGCTAAAGAGTTCAACATTCAAATCACCATCAATAGACTTAAAGGTGCGTTTACCGTTTATTTTACAAATGAAACCATAGTGAATTATGAACAGGCAGAAAACACGGATGGAGAAATGTTCGCTAAGTTTTTCAAACTCATGCTACATCAGGGAATCAACCTTGCACCATCCAAATATGAGGCATGGTTCCTAACTATTGCACATACAGAAGAAGACGTAGAGGCGACATTACATGCAGTAAGAAATGCATTTTCTCAACTTAACAACGAATAA